The nucleotide sequence TCGAAGTTGGTTTAGGCGGCGCGCAGTTGCGTTTTGTCGCGCCGCACGCTGGTGTGACGGCCGGCGGCCGGCGCAATGACGGTACGGTCCTCTTACCGCCCTCGTCGTCCGGTCTAAAAACGGGTGACGCCAAAAACTTCGTCATCCGGAAGCTCTTCGCGCAGGGCGCAACGCCAGGCCGCCTCACCATCGGACGCGCCCCCGACAACGACATCCAACTTGATATGCCGCAGGTTTCCAAGCATCACGCCGTCTTGGGGCGCGATGCGCAGGGTTTCACACTGGAAGACCTTGGCAGTACAAACGGCGTCTATGTCAATGGCCGGCGTACCGTGCGCTGTCGTTTGCAGCCGACCGACGTGGTACAGCTTGGGCCGTTCCTGTTACGACTCGAGCCGGACGGCATTGCCGTTTTCGACACCCGCAGCCGCGCACGCATTGACGTGCTTGACCTGATCAAGGAAGTCCCCAACCGGGACGGCTCCGGCAAGCTCCGCCTCCTTGATCGGGTGCGCTTGTCCATTCCGCCCAACGAGTTTGTCGGTTTGCTAGGTCCATCCGGCGCGGGCAAATCCACACTCATGGACGCGCTCAACGGAATGCGTCCGGCCGAGCAGGGCATGGTGCTCATTAACGGCCTAAACCTTTACCAAAACATCAACAGCTTCAAACAGTCTATTGGCTATGTGCCGCAGGACGACATCATTCATCGGGAACTAACGGTTGAGCGAACGCTCTACTATGCCGCCAAAATGCGGCTTTCCGCCGACACCAGCGACGAAGAGATTGAACGCATTATTACGGAAGCGCTGGATGTGACGGGGTTGACGGAGCGCCGCGCCGTACCCGTCGGACAGCTCTCCGGTGGACAACGCAAGCGTGTCTCGATTGCCGTTGAATTAGTGACGCAGCCGGGGATTATTTTTCTCGATGAGCCGACCTCAGGCCTCGACCCTGCCACCGAGGAAAAAATCATGCATCTGTTCCGGCGGATCGCCTCCGGCGGTCACTCGGTCATCCTCACCACCCACGCAATGGAAAACGTCAAGCTCTTCGACAAGATCGTGGTGCTCATGCGCGGTCGGTTGGTGTGGTACGGCCCACCCCAAGAGGCGCTGGAATATTTCAACATTCGCAGTATCAAAGACCTTTTTGACACGCTCGGCGATCCCAACAGCGACACAAAGGCCGAGGAATGGCGGCGGAAGTTTGAACAGTCGGCGGCCTATCATCGGTACATCACCACCCCTTTGAACGAGCTGTCCAAGATGACGCCGGTCGCCGTCCGTCCAAGAAGCAGCCGGCCTACACTGTTTCAAAGCCTGCGTCAAACACTCGTCTTGGCGTCGCGTTATGCGCGCGTCATGCTAGCCGACCGGCTAAACTTGGCGATTCTCTTCGGGCAAGCGCCGATTATTGCGCTCCTGACAGCCTTAGCGGTGGGAGAGACGTGGGCGCGCGATTTTCCATACTTTGTGCTGGCGCTATCGGCGATCTGGTTCGGCTGCTCGAACGCCGCGCGCGAAATCGTCAAGGAGACCAGCATTTATAGGCGCGAGCGGATGGTCAACTTGGGAATCGCGCCATACATCAGCTCGAAACTCCTAGTCTTGGCCTTGATCGGGCTGGCGCAGGTGAC is from Chloracidobacterium sp. and encodes:
- a CDS encoding FHA domain-containing protein, producing the protein MTHLTGACAGRQETITETSFLVGRDPAYCRLCFGNQEQGVSRRHAEITLRNGVLTVTDVGSTYGTFVNGQRIHQPTPVAPGDVVQFGPSGPSIRLEQREAANTASPTLSHHPHSGNASSVAAPSTSRLNSVAAGDERSGAVTLDPKLPYLELLNGAAPMRFILSEATVSIGRDEGNTIFLDPSRFPTVSRRHAVVERRGDGYVVCDLGSFNGTFINGCRIAAPTLLQSGAVIEVGLGGAQLRFVAPHAGVTAGGRRNDGTVLLPPSSSGLKTGDAKNFVIRKLFAQGATPGRLTIGRAPDNDIQLDMPQVSKHHAVLGRDAQGFTLEDLGSTNGVYVNGRRTVRCRLQPTDVVQLGPFLLRLEPDGIAVFDTRSRARIDVLDLIKEVPNRDGSGKLRLLDRVRLSIPPNEFVGLLGPSGAGKSTLMDALNGMRPAEQGMVLINGLNLYQNINSFKQSIGYVPQDDIIHRELTVERTLYYAAKMRLSADTSDEEIERIITEALDVTGLTERRAVPVGQLSGGQRKRVSIAVELVTQPGIIFLDEPTSGLDPATEEKIMHLFRRIASGGHSVILTTHAMENVKLFDKIVVLMRGRLVWYGPPQEALEYFNIRSIKDLFDTLGDPNSDTKAEEWRRKFEQSAAYHRYITTPLNELSKMTPVAVRPRSSRPTLFQSLRQTLVLASRYARVMLADRLNLAILFGQAPIIALLTALAVGETWARDFPYFVLALSAIWFGCSNAAREIVKETSIYRRERMVNLGIAPYISSKLLVLALIGLAQVTLLYGVMAAAESVPGPPWLILLYLLLSHLVGVAMGLLISALVRTSEMATSLVPLVLIPQILFGGLLLPNEGWAKTVGFFMPAMWSYDALKRVGVEWGGLGILRGQDDDDEAGEIGRIKVENRKAVDDFREKLADYRRRQQQKFDAYKDDMESFLRTGGSRPPSPTLDPEPTAPEVKYLPSDKSRFVSFLHDFGRLWLNFAALGAFFFVLVALTALALRGKDIL